A region of the Methylomagnum ishizawai genome:
CGCACCACGAAGCCGGCGATGGCCTTGTCGGCCAGCAAGCGCGAAACATTGGCCAGCAATTCGATGCTTTGCAGCAGGTTGTGGGCGATGACCGGCAGCATCACGTTCAACTGGAACGAGCCCGATTGCCCGGCCACGGTGATGGTGGTGTCGTTGCCGATGACCTGGGCCGCGACCATGCACGCGGCTTCGGGAATCACCGGGTTGACCTTGCCCGGCATGATCGAGCTACCGGGTTGCAAGGCGGGCAGTTCGATCTCGCCCAGGCCCGCCAAGGGACCGGAATTCATCCAGCGCAAATCGTTGGCGATCTTCATCAGGCTGACCGCCACCGTCTTCAACTGGCCGGACAATTCCACCGCCGCGTCCTGGCAACCCAGGGACTCGAAGAACGAAGCGTTGGGCGTGAACGGCAAGCCGGTTTCGTGGATCAAGGCATCGGCGATCCGGGCGGCGAATTCGGGATGGGCGTTGATGCCGGTGCCGACCGCCGTACCGCCCTGCGCCAGTTTGTAGACGCGGGTCAGGGCCATGCCGACACGGGCGTGGGCGTTGCGGATTTGCAGCGCCCAGCCGGACAGTTCCTGGCCCAGCGTCACCGGCATGGCGTCCATCAGATGGGTGCGGCCCGTCTTGACGCTATCGGCCAAGGTGGCGGCCTTGGTTTCCAGGGTCGCGGCCAGATGTTCCAGCGCGGGCAACAGCTTGCTGTGGCATTCCACCGCCGCGCTGACATGGATGGCGGTGGGGATGGTGTCGTTGCTGCTCTGGCCCATGTTGACATGGTCGTTGGCCCCGACCTTGCGCCCGGCGGCGCGGGACGCCAAGGTCGCGACCACCTCGTTGGCGTTCATATTGGTGCTGGTGCCGGAGCCGGTCTGGAACACATCCAGCGGGAATTGGTCGGCGTGCCCGCCCTCGACGATCTCCTGGGCGGCGGCCTGGATCGCCGCGCCCAAATCCGCATCCAGCACGCCGAGTTCGACGTTGACGCGGGCCGCGCACTTTTTAATCAAGGCCACGGCGCGGATGAAGGCGGGCGGCAGGGTCAGGCCGCTGACCGGGAAGTTTTCGACGGCGCGTTGGGTCTGGGCGGCGTAGAGGGCGCTGGCGGGGACTTGGAGTTCGCCCATGCTGTCTTGTTCGGTGCGGTAGTCGGTAGCGGTCATGTTGCTCTCTCTCGTCAAGTTTTGTAGGAAGCCTGCCAGCAGGGCCGGGTCGAACGGCCAGCCCAGTTCCCGCCCCGATCCGGGGTCGCGCAGGACCGGGATGCGGAGCCCGTAGCGCTCCATCAGGCCGGGATCGTCGGCGATATCGATGGAACACCACGCGAAAGAGGCCGCCGCCCGGCACAGGGCCGCAGCCTCGTCGCAGAGATGGCAGCCGTAAGTGCCATAGAGTTCGAGGCGGCTCAATGCGGCTTGCTCCCGGCGGGGCTGTCGCCGTGGCCGTGCTTGGTGATTTTATCGATCACCGCCATGAAATAGGCGGAGACCACGAAGGTCAGGTGCAAAAAGATCGACCACATGATCTTGTCGTCCGGCATCCGCTCGACGTTCATAAACACCTTAAGCAGGTGGATCGAGGAAATGGCGACGATGGACGCCGCGACCTTCATCTTCAAGGAGCCGGAATCCAGCTTGCCCAGCCAGCCCAGCCGCTCGGTGTCCTCGGTCAATTCCAATTGGGACACGGAATTCTCGTAGCCGCTGATCATCACCATGACCAGGAGGCTGCCGACCAGCACCATGTCGATCAAGGACAGCACGGTGAGGACCAGGTCTTCCTCGGCGGTTTCCAGCACATGGGGCAGGACGTGGAAGGCTTCCTGGAAGAATTTGAGGCCCAGGGCGATCAGCCCCAGGCTCATCCCCAGGTAGATGGGGGCGAGCAGCCAGCGGCTGGCGTACATGCAGCGTTCGAGCAGGTGTTCTACGGTCATATCGGGGAGATTGGTTCTAAGAGGTTGATAAGCGGATTGGGCGGGACTTGAGTCAAAAGAGCCCGGCGGGCTTATCAATGGGGTGGGATGGAAGCCTTATCAAGCCGTCTGCTCCACCATCGCGGCCAGGATGCCAATACCTCGGGCTTTGGCGGCGGCGATGCCCAGTCGGTGCTAGCGCGTTTCAGGTTGAAGTCTCTATAGGGCATTGTCGGTGCTTATAGAGCCATACCTATTTCCTTAGCGATCCGAGCCGCCAAACTCTTAAACTCCTTTTTTGCAGCTTGCACCGCGCCGGCGTGTGAACCAATAGCACCATCCGCCGAAGTCAGGTTGAAAATGGGCTTACGATGCTCTTGCGCCATAGGGATCAAGCTACGGTAATGCTTGATGGTCGCCAAACAATAAGGGTCGTCTTCCTGACGCACGATTTCAACGGTTTCGTCAGGACCTGGCTTTTCATTCAGCACGAATTCCCGGTAGACGTTGGGAATACGCTGTATCCACTTATCGTAAGCTTTGACCGGACGATCCAGCCTCACCCCATGCTGTTGACAAACATACCCAATAGGCTGCATCCGACCCTGTGGTAACCTGAACCCTGGAAAACTGGATTTATCCCGGCTCTCATCCCAATTATCAAGCCTTTTCCGCCATAGGTTTTTCCAGGTCCGTAGCGTAGGCCCGAGATTTTTCAACCCTTGCAAAGAAAACAAATCCGCCCCCAAGGGAATCACCACATAATCCGACGCCAACAGCACCGAACGGTTGATCGCGCCAAGGTTGGGACCTATATCGACCAAAACCACGTCCGCCTGGACCTTGGAAGCGGCCATTTGCATGACTTGCCAGAAGGAACTGAGTATCCGCATGGGACGATAAAGGTTGTTATCACCCATGCTATTCGGCCATTCAGCCGACAAAGCATCCTCATAACCGGATAAATCTACGTCACCCGGCAAAAGATAAAGGTCGGTAGCGATGTTCTGTAGAGAAGGCTCGGTAATATCGCCTACGCCCGTCAGCGGTTTCACACATTTATAGATGGTGGAACCAGTACCCGATTGATTCCAAACCTCTTCTATTTTTTCCTCATCCAGAAAAGCCGCTGTAAGATTGGATTGCGGGTCCAGGTCAATCGCCACAACACGCTTTCTTAATTCCGACAAGGTCCATGCCAAATGATAAATCAGCGAGGTTTTGCCCACACCCCCTTTGTTATTGAAAAACGTCAATACCGAGGTGCTCATGGCTTAGCCTTTAAAATGCAAGACACCGCGCTCTGGCTGGTTTCAAACTCGGGGGGCGGATTGCCATTTCTATCCATTTCCCTCCTGGCAACCGCGATACCCCGGCCAAAGGCTTGCACAAAGCCGAATGTCTTCAATACGTCGGCCATATTCGGATTCCGATAGTCCGTGATGCCCGGCCTGCCGAAATTTTCCGATGTCACATTGCCATAAGGACCGCCTGGGCTGTTAATTTCGATACGGTCATTGAACCAATAAATACGCACCGGGGCATGGGTGCTTTCATAGGTGCGATGCAATACCGCGTTGTATAGTATTTGTTGGATGGCCGCCAGCGGATAAGGCGTGGTCCTGATATGCGTGGCGGCGGTTGTAATATCCATGGCGATCCGGTTGTGCGCCTTGATTTTCTCCAAGGTCCGACGCAACATTTCGACCAACGCGCCCGTTATTTCTTCTTCGTCATCGACCGGGTCGGCCAGGTCCACCCCATCAATACGTAGGAATTGGATATAGGCTCCCGGCAGGAAATCCTGCGGACTTTTGCCCAAGCTCAACAAACCCAGCACGGTCGGCGTTGTATCCATCGGCGATACGATCATCTTGCATGAGGCCAACCGTTCTTCATAAGTCCGGCCATTGCTTTCCAATATATCGGCAGCGAAAGCCGCCGGCAGGAACTCATTCTCGAAAACGGTCTTTGAAATATCAGAAAGCTTGGCGATGGGGATGGGATAAATATCGAACGGAATATTTTTATATCTCCTCCTCTCGTTCAATATCCGCTCTTCCTGCTCGTTGGCGATGGACCGGCGCGGCCCCGTCCGTATCCAGATGCGGCCTTCATATTTGACCGGCGGCATATCGGACGGCATGACGGTCACCACGGCCATCCCTGCCCCTTTTATCACCCGTTTCTCCACGGATAACACCGGAAGCGGCAGGATATTACCATCCGTTTTCATATCGGCGAGCGCG
Encoded here:
- a CDS encoding TIGR00645 family protein gives rise to the protein MTVEHLLERCMYASRWLLAPIYLGMSLGLIALGLKFFQEAFHVLPHVLETAEEDLVLTVLSLIDMVLVGSLLVMVMISGYENSVSQLELTEDTERLGWLGKLDSGSLKMKVAASIVAISSIHLLKVFMNVERMPDDKIMWSIFLHLTFVVSAYFMAVIDKITKHGHGDSPAGSKPH
- a CDS encoding aspartate ammonia-lyase, translating into MSRLELYGTYGCHLCDEAAALCRAAASFAWCSIDIADDPGLMERYGLRIPVLRDPGSGRELGWPFDPALLAGFLQNLTRESNMTATDYRTEQDSMGELQVPASALYAAQTQRAVENFPVSGLTLPPAFIRAVALIKKCAARVNVELGVLDADLGAAIQAAAQEIVEGGHADQFPLDVFQTGSGTSTNMNANEVVATLASRAAGRKVGANDHVNMGQSSNDTIPTAIHVSAAVECHSKLLPALEHLAATLETKAATLADSVKTGRTHLMDAMPVTLGQELSGWALQIRNAHARVGMALTRVYKLAQGGTAVGTGINAHPEFAARIADALIHETGLPFTPNASFFESLGCQDAAVELSGQLKTVAVSLMKIANDLRWMNSGPLAGLGEIELPALQPGSSIMPGKVNPVIPEAACMVAAQVIGNDTTITVAGQSGSFQLNVMLPVIAHNLLQSIELLANVSRLLADKAIAGFVVREDNLRKALALNPILVTALNPVIGYAKAAEIAKAAYKQRRPIIDVAAEMTGMPPGELEKLLDPAQLTQGGISA
- a CDS encoding ATP-binding protein, with protein sequence MKRYSDLELEALLSDTESDRVERKETFKGDVPKKARQAVCAFANDLPNHNEAGVLFIGAKDEGVPTGLDISDQLLLALADMKTDGNILPLPVLSVEKRVIKGAGMAVVTVMPSDMPPVKYEGRIWIRTGPRRSIANEQEERILNERRRYKNIPFDIYPIPIAKLSDISKTVFENEFLPAAFAADILESNGRTYEERLASCKMIVSPMDTTPTVLGLLSLGKSPQDFLPGAYIQFLRIDGVDLADPVDDEEEITGALVEMLRRTLEKIKAHNRIAMDITTAATHIRTTPYPLAAIQQILYNAVLHRTYESTHAPVRIYWFNDRIEINSPGGPYGNVTSENFGRPGITDYRNPNMADVLKTFGFVQAFGRGIAVARREMDRNGNPPPEFETSQSAVSCILKAKP
- a CDS encoding ParA family protein, whose protein sequence is MSTSVLTFFNNKGGVGKTSLIYHLAWTLSELRKRVVAIDLDPQSNLTAAFLDEEKIEEVWNQSGTGSTIYKCVKPLTGVGDITEPSLQNIATDLYLLPGDVDLSGYEDALSAEWPNSMGDNNLYRPMRILSSFWQVMQMAASKVQADVVLVDIGPNLGAINRSVLLASDYVVIPLGADLFSLQGLKNLGPTLRTWKNLWRKRLDNWDESRDKSSFPGFRLPQGRMQPIGYVCQQHGVRLDRPVKAYDKWIQRIPNVYREFVLNEKPGPDETVEIVRQEDDPYCLATIKHYRSLIPMAQEHRKPIFNLTSADGAIGSHAGAVQAAKKEFKSLAARIAKEIGMAL